The window ttgtcaggcccaactgccaaatgagctgacccaacaaatctcccccgtcagcgcaacttcgcgggctccaataaaTCCGCTCTCTCCCaacaatcttcaaacttgtccttaggcaaggatttcgtaaacatatcggcaccattctcacttgtatgaatcttctccaagttcaactcttttgcctcaagcacatcacgtatccaatgatatctcacgtcgatgtgtttggatctcgaatgaaaagctgaattctttgagagatgaatgacactttgactgtcgcaagACAAAGTAAACTTCTATTGCTTttggcccaactcttgtaggaacttcttcatccataacacctctttacatgcctcagtagctgcaatatactcagcttctgtagtagacaaatcaacacacttttgtaaccttgaACTGCCACGAAACAGCACCGCCTACAAAGGAAACTAAAAAACCTGATACAAATTTttttgaatcaacatcacccgccatatcagaatctgtaaagccttccaaaataggagtaaCACTTCCGAAGCATAAACGTGATTTCGAAGAGCCTCggagatatctgagaatccacttaacagtcaaccaatgttcttctcctGGGTTAgagagataccgactaacaacaccaactgcgcGTGCTATGTTCGGTCTtatacataccatggcatacataagactaccaactacagaggcataaggtacattcttcatttcatctttctctttctcacttgtaggatattgtttagaactcaacttgaaatgacctgcaagtggaactgaaaccggttttgcattttttattgcaaacctctcaagtaccttctcaatgtacttctcctgtgatagccaaagtgttctATTCTTTCTGTCTCTTGTAATTTCCATGCCTAAGATCTgcttcactgaacccaaatccttcaacgcaaaagacttgttcaaatcccttttgagcttctcaattttcgcaatatcttgcccaacaattagtatatcatcaacatagagtaGAAGAAcaacataatcatcaacaccgtatctcttgatgaaaacacaatgatcagaagtagtcttactgtacccatttgcttccatgaaagagtcaaatttcctgtacgattgtctaggcgcttgcttgagcccatacaagcttttcctcaacctgcagacaagatcttctttacctttaactttgaaaccctcaggttgttccatatagatctcttcctccaggtcaccatggagaaatgcaatCTTCACATCCaattgttcaatttccaaatcttgactagcagtCAATACGaacacaactctgatggatgacctcttcacaaccggtgagaagatctcttcaaaatcaatcccctttttctgtccaaagcccttcaaaaccagtcttgctttgtatcgaggttgtgagctattctcttggtgctttaacttgaatacccacttgttcttcaaagtcttctttccttttggaagtttcaccaagtcataagtctcgttCTCTTGCAAAGAATTTATCTTttcttgcattgccaccgaccacttgttcttgttttcatgagacaatacttcttgataggtttctagttctcccccgtcagtcaacatcacatactcattgggagtatacctactagaaggttgtcactgcctactagatcttctaatatgctgatcatcaggtggctctagagtatcatcatcttgttcagcttcctctgttggctcaacatcaactagaggagtctcatcaacctcaacttgggcattttccacatcattgggctgtgattgtggtgtatGAATCCTACCATTGTCAGACAATTCATTCTCTGTAGACTCcggcttttcttttttctcaaagtcttcaatggtctgatcttcaaagaataccacatatccgcttctaatgagtttcttgcTAACTGGATCCCAACATCGATACTCAAATTCTCCgtggccatacccaataaagataaattgtcttgtcttgctatcaagctttgctctctcatctcgaggaacatgaacaaacactttacaaccaaaaactctcaagtgatcataagagacgtctttacctctccaaactctttctagaatgtcgccatctaaaggagtttagggtgaaaggtttatcagatcaaccgATGTCTTTATtgcctctccccaaaaggattttggcaacttagcatgagacaacatacacaaaattctctcattgatagacatgttcatcctctctacaactccattctgttgaggtgtttttggcacagtcATCAAAAActtgatcccatgacttttacagtattcTACAAATGGCCCTCtgtattcgccaccattgtccgaacgaacatatttcaacttcttcccagtttctctctccacttcagcatgaaacaacttgaagtaatccaatgtttgatccttagtcttcaagcaatatgcccacaccttccttgagcaatcatcgataaaagtgatgtaataatgagcaccacataaagtcaaggaatccataaaacatatgtctgtgtgaaccatatctaggatattgggcttcctagatggagagaaacttttgaaggaaactttatgttgcttaccaactaattaatttgtgcatgtcttcaaatctgtggactttaagccctgaagatcgattgtcttggagagaactcgcatgccattttgacttaagtgaccaagtaACTTATGTCAAAGTTGTGttgaacaatcattaactgcattttcttctcccccgtaagacttagtctctgtcacataaagagaaccgaccttctttcctttagctatcaccaaagaccccttagtgagtttccattttccttcaccaaagtaactatgatagccctcatcatcaagaatacgaGTAGAGATtaaattcatccgaatatcgggaacatgtcgaacattctttaaaagtagcttgcacgaagtgttagtatccaaacagacatctccttttccaataatcttacacgtaacatggtttcccaacgtcactgaaccaaattgtccactagtgtaagaagcaaatatatcacaacgattggtgacatgataagaagcacctgagtctaccacccattgtgtatcttgagaaacaaggttgatactatcattatcgtaaacaatatcgatgtcgttaccacccacatctgtaaccttactacttccatcttacttattctccttttgttcccgcttcaAAGATCTCCACTGATACATCTTGTGTCCTAgcttgccacaatgataacatgtaatctcttttctcaaGCTGGATGTTCCCTGTGACCTGTTTGAACTACCActgcgattctttggagttttatttttacttctactccttttctcagtcacgaacacctgacttggagtcgagaagacctattcttttcttctagcctcttcattcaacatgctttctttcatcattttcaaagtgagcttaccttgtggaacaaaattggtaattgaaaccacaagtgtctcccaactatcaggcacggaattaatcaaacacatagcatgaagctcatcatcaaatttcattcttatcgcagccaactcatttaaaatcccctgaaaagcatttagatgctcagacatagaagatccatcttgatatttcaacgagcaaagcttcctaatagaaatgctctgttttgagtgttgttcttctcatacagctcactcaaaatagtccacactttatgagcattaactttagtagccacatgctgatacacactgttgtcaacccattgcctgattttaccaactgcttttctgttcagcttcttccaatttgcatctgtcatagcctctggtttgcttttatcacccaaaatagtgtcttcataatcacaattacacaataagtcctccacccgtgacttccagattgtgtaattggtagttgtgagtttgatcatcgtgccattactactcaacgattcttctatttgaattatacaagaattaCCAACAAACGAACTCAGCTATGATACCATTTGTTgaagaaatcgaataatagcacctgtttagcaatcCAAAAATAGACAAGCTAAAACAAAGgtctaacaattctttttccccttttgtataatcaaatagacagtcaattcaattgagcatcaaacaatcaagcAATCAATGAAACAGATAGcaagacaccaagattttacatGGAAAActcaaattaggtaaaaaccacgggacacttcggccacttaaatcattcACTATATCAAATGGATATATGATGTTGTTTAATACAAGCCTATAGGTaatctaatcaaaattattaattaatctcatcctaacttgtcattcacatacattatcatcatcactaaaatggctaaccaaatggagaaaagataaaggaaatcagaagaagaacctgctgcttTAATGGaggaattgatgtttcaatggaggaagaactacTAGAAGagggagagaaaaaaaacaactcaaactgttgtgttttttttcttaattaaatatgccctaatgagctttattaatttgtcaggCTCAGCTGCCAAATGAGTTGACCCAACAATTTAGACTAGCTTAAGTCTGAATGAAATTTGTTTTCTCTTTTTGTATATACCTTAACTTTGGGTTTGAAATTTAGGAAAACATTTCTATCCgttcttgtttatagtgaaatttgtcgGTTAGTCCCGTGGTTATTTACTCTCCGGATTGAGAGgattttccacgtaaatctggtgttgttttatTATGTGCTTGATCTCCTGTTTTTAAATTTGGATAAATTGTGCATTTCTTCTCTCCCTTCACTTGATTACAGTATAAAAATATCATTCCTTTCAAAATTCCTAACACAATTATGATGTGTCAGGTTTAAGCCTagtcttcttttcttttctgtACAAATTCTTAGATTATGTCTAAGCCTATTGACGAAGAGATCTTTTTGTCTtgcatatttttattgttttatttctaCGGATATACAttcgtttaaaaataaaattaaataattagtttaatcccttatatattaaaaagaggtaaattttaattttaaagtgaaaagaaaaacttgaattaacaaaatatcatttttctaaCTATTCATGAACCTCTCTCAAATTTGTTCCGTGTGGAATTGGGAACCGAAAGGCCAAAACGGGGTGACTAAAGTGATATATTTTGGCTCTATTTGTTTTTCGGGAATTCGACTTATATGAATACAAGGATATATTCCAAATTAAGGaatattgttatattatttatatatgacaTAATTAATGCATGTCTTTTTTAACTTTGctttgattattattaaaaaaatgtaaacacagtcaattatatatatttataattataaacaattttgtAAAGGCCAGTATCTTTAAAATAACGTGGAAAATGaatcaatattttgaatttttaattaaattaaaatatattgtgattcataaattacaaaaatcaaTGGACAAATTCATTGATGTGACAGTGGTCCATAAAGaagaaaggaaaataaaataaataaataaaaacatgaaaaaaatgaacaaattaattgtgaactataaaaaaacaaacatgaGTACAACATCTCCTTCAAAGTTATGATTTCTTCTTGTAATTCTTCTcttttaatgatatatatttttattaatttatgataaataatttcaaacattacTTATAATGAAAGTTATAATAGCTACAATTTGGTTATGGTGTTGTCCTTTAACTCGTTTatcaaaatgatctatttttttgaaaagatataatcatttcattaatcTCTTATTTGGGAAAATTTGATTTAACTTCCCTTATTCTTTTCATACCTATCTGATCACTTTACCAAATCAAAGTTTgacaattttgatttcttttatttaaattttataatccaAATCACAACTGGCACCATTGTTTGTTTGCAACaattattgaagaaaatgatGTATATAGATGTCTTCTAAGAGGTTAATTTTATTCCTTGAAGAATCAATTATTGAACTAATTAGTAATACATGTGTATGGCAATTGTAAAGGATAACAAAAAtcctaatatattattattgaaaccCTCTTCCATGTGTGGGTTGATAATTACTTGCATAACCACATTCATCCAATTAACTACAATATGTTACAAGTATTAATTATTGATCACAACCACAATAATGTAGGTCTTCACATGACATAACAACTAGCATTAGGATTTTCGTCGCTAAAAGCATCGTAAGGACCTGGTGATTGGGGATATTGTTGTAAATTGTAATATCCCTCGTTATGATAATTACCTTGATGTGGATAGTTGACGAAGCCTGGATCGGAGTTGTATGATCCTTGGCTTTGATCCGATGGCATTCCATAACCATAGTTATGACCGTGATTGATGTAAACATGGTTAATAGGCATTGGTGGTGGCATTGTATAGTATGAATTATCGGTTTGTCCATAATACTCCAttttgtttgtttcaactttcGCCTCATCAACCCTAACCGCTTTTTCTTCTACACTTGCGACTCCCTTTCCATTGTTTGTATCACTTTCCTTCTCTTTTTTGTCCCCTTCACGATCACTAGTCTCTATAACCTTCGCCTTCTCTTTCGCGTCTACCTTGGCACCacctttttcttcttcctcctcctctcCACTAGCTTCTTTTTGTACGATTTTTTCGTCATGACCATCTTTCTTATTTGGGATTATTTCCACGCTTCTCTTTAGTTTATCTTTCAGATATGAAACAAGGGAATTCACGTCGATTACTCCAACCACCTTAACTAAGTTTTTAACCGCTTCAAAATCAACAGACTTTACTCCTGTTTAAAAtgaataagaataatttattgttaatgAAATCTCTTTAATTATTGTAGAAAAAGCTAAGAATAGTGTAGtgcacaaaaataaataaaccaaaccaaaagtgtttataatagtttaaaaaccCCCTCAAAAAGTAAGtattattaaatgtatttaaagaATACGTTACCATCATATTTCTTTataactctttttattttatgcatGCAATCTTCACAATGCAAACGAATCTTCAACACCACCGTAATCTGCACCATCACGCAAAATAATAACACAATTAAATAGTTAATCTTcaaccatttatttatttatttttatactttaattacaaaaatgttaattaaaaagagaTACTATTTCCGTTGATCCACTTGAAAACGACACCGATGTACAAAATctaaaccaaaaaatatatgtCACAACATTAgtcaatattataaaaaaaaaaatgaagagattaaaaaaaaactcaaggtTATCATGTGTAGTAGttgtgttatttaataattttttcattagtCGTCATCATCTTTTTGTCTATTTCATTCTCAaacaaatcattaattaaaatactaattacctattttataatttattttttcattacatATAAAAATCCTTTAAAAAGAAAACTATCCACTTAACTTTTCGGAATtatgttattcaaataatcataatctgaaaataaacatattccttttttattttaaaaacttaaccacaatccaaacaaaaatatttacaattttagaCAATATTATTTGAACTTTGAAACTCTTTTATGAAAGGACACTTTTAAGATtacttttgtaaaatattaaaagtaatattttcaaAACTCTATAGTATTAGTACaatctttttttaatagattGTATTTATAGAATCGTGTCATGTATGAATTCAAACCCTTTTGAAGcaattattgttttataatttaccattaaattttatttctaaacatttttttatgagaaaaaGAATTCATATACTCATGTGTCTACTGTTTAATcacctttaaaaaataaatattttaaaaataagtcaagtatttaatataaaaagtaatgaattaatgACCTCTTTAGGCTTTTCTTCTACCTCTTTGTTAGTTTCAGATTGTTCAGGCTTCTTC is drawn from Impatiens glandulifera chromosome 3, dImpGla2.1, whole genome shotgun sequence and contains these coding sequences:
- the LOC124932209 gene encoding heavy metal-associated isoprenylated plant protein 3-like — translated: MGENDAKTEDPKKPDAVPAGEENKNDTAVVIILKLNLHCDGCAKKLNRSIRNNFQGVDEVMTDLENNKLTVKGRVDPANLIQKLEMKTRRKIELLSPLPTTAGAGDGNGNDDDKKLDDKTEKKPEQSETNKEVEEKPKEITVVLKIRLHCEDCMHKIKRVIKKYDGVKSVDFEAVKNLVKVVGVIDVNSLVSYLKDKLKRSVEIIPNKKDGHDEKIVQKEASGEEEEEEKGGAKVDAKEKAKVIETSDREGDKKEKESDTNNGKGVASVEEKAVRVDEAKVETNKMEYYGQTDNSYYTMPPPMPINHVYINHGHNYGYGMPSDQSQGSYNSDPGFVNYPHQGNYHNEGYYNLQQYPQSPGPYDAFSDENPNASCYVM